One genomic segment of Desulfocapsa sulfexigens DSM 10523 includes these proteins:
- a CDS encoding FliH/SctL family protein, translating into MSLSRFYKTNDSFQATNIFDGYAGKSTVPIWESIVKKETVSADDSDHTDNDISDSEKLAESAPNDTPNTIHADDSETPVTADDSPSVPPPISEPVPPSPSPEPAVDVEEIRKKAFAAGLESGRKQAEEDFENSARTLLCICNELDRLRETILKNSSGEMKKLVMAISEKIIRHSVAEQEETIIATIKDAINLAVTSDAFQVQINPQDLAVVEARKKEIIDSISGLDNIVLKADATIERGGCKLESDCCTVDATMTSQIKVVHDSVMADTSLTEPALSDQQNSSSSGNTG; encoded by the coding sequence ATGAGCTTGTCTAGGTTTTATAAAACCAATGACTCCTTTCAGGCAACCAACATCTTTGATGGGTATGCAGGGAAGAGTACCGTACCGATATGGGAGTCTATTGTAAAAAAAGAAACAGTTTCTGCAGATGATTCAGACCATACAGACAATGACATTTCAGATAGTGAAAAACTTGCTGAATCTGCTCCCAATGACACCCCCAATACGATCCATGCTGACGACAGTGAGACTCCGGTTACCGCAGATGATTCACCTTCGGTCCCTCCCCCGATCAGCGAACCGGTGCCTCCCAGCCCTTCCCCTGAACCAGCGGTTGATGTTGAAGAAATCCGCAAGAAAGCCTTTGCTGCTGGCCTTGAATCAGGCAGGAAACAGGCAGAGGAGGATTTTGAAAACAGTGCCAGGACACTTCTCTGTATCTGCAATGAACTTGATCGATTACGGGAAACAATCCTCAAAAACAGCTCAGGAGAGATGAAGAAACTGGTAATGGCCATCAGTGAAAAAATTATTCGCCACTCCGTTGCAGAACAAGAAGAAACCATCATTGCCACCATTAAAGATGCTATCAATCTTGCCGTAACATCGGATGCCTTCCAGGTTCAAATCAACCCTCAGGATCTTGCAGTAGTTGAGGCTCGAAAAAAGGAGATTATAGACTCGATAAGTGGGCTTGATAATATTGTGTTAAAAGCAGATGCAACTATTGAACGGGGCGGGTGTAAACTCGAATCAGACTGCTGTACCGTTGATGCCACGATGACCAGTCAGATCAAGGTAGTACACGACTCGGTAATGGCCGATACCAGTCTTACTGAACCTGCACTTTCTGATCAGCAGAATTCAAGCTCCTCTGGAAACACTGGTTAA
- a CDS encoding FliI/YscN family ATPase, with amino-acid sequence MTLFSGSINDIHPIRIWGKVTRIVGLIIEGHCPHASIGSLCELTPLNNGAPILAEIVGFKDSRALLMPLGELRGLGPGSKIRVIKESATIKVGQNLLGRVIDAMEQPIDGQPAPLLEEEKLIYSLPPGPMERKNISEPLDLGIRAINGLITCGMGQRMGIMAGSGVGKSVLLGMMARYARADINVIALIGERGREVREFIERDLGKEGLARSVIVVVTSDQSPLLRMRGAFVATSIAEYFCNKGKNVLLMMDSVTRFAMAMREIGLAVGEPPTTKGYTPSVFATLPKLLERAGRFTGKGSITGLYTVLVDGDDMTEPVADSVRSILDGHIVLSRSLAAKNHYPAIDIMNSASRIMREITHSRHIELAGRARNVLATYNEAEDLINIGAYAKGSNPKIDFAVSKINAINTFLRQGYDETTPLKETIESLGLLLSERKGDTDERLDRRESDKQNTSR; translated from the coding sequence ATGACACTTTTTTCAGGCTCCATTAATGACATTCATCCCATTCGGATATGGGGGAAAGTCACCCGCATAGTAGGTCTTATAATTGAGGGACATTGCCCCCACGCCTCTATCGGTTCACTGTGTGAGCTCACCCCCCTAAACAATGGTGCCCCTATTCTTGCCGAGATCGTCGGTTTTAAAGACTCAAGGGCGCTCCTTATGCCATTAGGAGAACTCCGAGGCCTTGGTCCCGGGAGTAAAATACGGGTAATAAAGGAAAGTGCCACCATCAAAGTGGGTCAGAATCTCCTCGGTCGAGTCATTGACGCAATGGAGCAACCCATTGATGGACAGCCGGCACCACTGCTCGAAGAAGAAAAACTTATTTATTCCCTGCCTCCAGGCCCCATGGAAAGAAAGAACATCAGTGAACCGCTGGATCTTGGCATCCGTGCTATCAATGGCCTTATCACCTGTGGTATGGGGCAGCGCATGGGAATTATGGCAGGATCGGGTGTGGGAAAAAGTGTACTCCTCGGTATGATGGCAAGATATGCCCGTGCCGATATCAATGTTATAGCACTCATTGGGGAAAGGGGCAGAGAGGTACGTGAATTTATCGAAAGAGACCTTGGTAAAGAAGGTTTAGCGCGTTCCGTCATAGTTGTAGTAACTTCAGACCAGTCTCCCTTGCTTCGAATGCGAGGGGCCTTTGTAGCCACCTCCATCGCAGAATATTTCTGCAACAAAGGAAAAAACGTCCTTCTGATGATGGATTCGGTAACCCGTTTTGCCATGGCAATGCGTGAAATCGGCCTCGCTGTTGGAGAACCGCCTACCACCAAAGGCTACACCCCCTCAGTATTTGCGACCCTTCCAAAGCTTCTTGAACGAGCAGGACGCTTTACCGGAAAAGGATCGATCACCGGTCTCTATACAGTTCTTGTTGATGGTGACGATATGACCGAACCTGTAGCCGATTCAGTACGCTCTATTCTCGATGGCCACATCGTTCTTTCACGATCCCTTGCTGCCAAAAATCATTACCCGGCCATTGATATCATGAACTCGGCCAGTAGAATCATGCGTGAAATCACCCATTCCCGTCATATAGAACTTGCTGGACGTGCCAGAAATGTACTGGCTACCTACAATGAAGCAGAAGACCTTATCAACATAGGTGCCTACGCCAAAGGTTCCAACCCGAAAATCGATTTTGCTGTAAGTAAGATAAACGCAATCAATACCTTTCTCCGTCAGGGCTACGACGAGACAACCCCCCTAAAAGAGACCATTGAATCCTTGGGTCTGCTCCTGAGCGAGAGGAAAGGTGACACAGACGAACGCCTGGACAGAAGAGAAAGTGATAAACAGAACACTTCACGATAA